A genomic stretch from Desulfurococcaceae archaeon MEX13E-LK6-19 includes:
- a CDS encoding S8 family peptidase — MSVNRIPILFLILALVLGTVCVVIVTNATGTENVRVIVTIDKKTFNPGVVEALGGKVVTKLDLIPVVIVDLPAPAIKALEKTPGVLRVERDGEVRAYAPPIDPPGRSRNTQPPETIPWGIDRIKAPLVWNITTGFVDINGDGDSEIEVAIIDTGVDYDHPDLYKNIKWGVSVVNGVIRTKEVFWSDKNGHGTHVTGTVAAIDNDIGVVGVAPDVEIYMIKALGNGGTGSWSDLILAIEVALKGPDGVLDSDGDGVIVGDPEDDAPEVISMSLGGSSPPDALHDIICVAYSYNVTIVAAAGNEGADTPSYPAAYPEVIAVGATDSNDLVPDWSNRNPEVAAPGVDILSTYPDDTYATLSGTSMATPHVSGTVALIQAARLAQGLPLLPPGTENDISTTTIRGILHTTADDVNNDGYDSLYGYGIIRADKAVEQALSTG, encoded by the coding sequence ATGAGTGTAAATAGAATCCCAATATTGTTTCTAATATTGGCCCTTGTATTGGGTACTGTCTGCGTAGTAATTGTAACTAATGCTACAGGTACAGAGAATGTCCGAGTTATTGTGACTATTGACAAGAAAACGTTTAATCCAGGCGTTGTCGAGGCTTTGGGAGGAAAAGTTGTAACAAAACTCGATCTCATACCAGTTGTCATAGTCGATCTTCCTGCACCAGCTATTAAGGCTCTTGAGAAGACACCGGGCGTCCTTAGAGTTGAACGAGACGGCGAAGTAAGAGCATATGCTCCACCCATAGACCCGCCCGGGAGATCACGGAACACACAGCCCCCTGAAACTATTCCATGGGGTATCGATAGGATCAAAGCACCTCTCGTCTGGAACATAACCACAGGCTTCGTGGACATTAATGGTGATGGCGACTCTGAAATAGAGGTAGCTATAATCGATACAGGTGTCGACTACGACCATCCTGATCTATACAAGAACATCAAATGGGGTGTTAGTGTAGTAAACGGCGTCATTAGGACCAAGGAGGTATTCTGGAGTGATAAGAATGGTCATGGAACACATGTCACCGGTACTGTTGCAGCAATAGATAATGATATTGGTGTTGTTGGTGTAGCACCAGATGTAGAGATCTACATGATCAAGGCCCTAGGCAACGGTGGTACAGGAAGCTGGAGCGACCTAATACTAGCTATAGAAGTAGCTCTCAAGGGACCCGATGGCGTTCTTGACAGTGATGGCGATGGAGTCATAGTCGGCGACCCGGAGGATGATGCACCAGAAGTAATCTCTATGAGCTTAGGAGGATCATCTCCGCCCGACGCGCTCCATGACATAATCTGTGTCGCCTACAGCTACAACGTCACCATAGTTGCCGCAGCTGGAAACGAAGGCGCTGACACACCATCGTATCCTGCAGCATACCCTGAGGTAATAGCTGTTGGCGCCACTGATAGCAATGATCTCGTACCAGATTGGAGTAATAGGAACCCAGAGGTAGCTGCACCGGGTGTTGACATACTGAGCACGTATCCAGACGATACCTATGCCACTTTAAGTGGTACATCAATGGCGACACCTCATGTATCCGGTACAGTAGCATTAATACAGGCCGCTAGACTAGCACAAGGACTCCCACTGTTGCCACCCGGCACTGAAAACGATATATCAACAACCACTATCAGAGGGATACTGCATACAACAGCTGATGACGTAAACAACGATGGATACGATAGTCTATATGGCTACGGCATCATTAGAGCGGATAAAGCTGTTGAACAAGCTCTTTCAACAGGTTAA